A stretch of the Romboutsia lituseburensis genome encodes the following:
- a CDS encoding cation diffusion facilitator family transporter: MENTNYKKVKQVLLIILFANLGVALLKIIIGNSIKSASMTADGFHSISDGTSNIVGLIGIALASKPIDKEHPYGHNKFEVISGLFIGGMLLFLGFKIIIDAVMRFKNPVTPTITMVSLIVLLVTLLINILVCTYEYRIGKKLNSYILVSDSLHTKSDIFVSIGVLMTLVGVKLGLPAIIDPIASLVVAGFILHASYEVFKSTIDVLVDTAIIDEDDIREVLKKFKTIKSVHEIRSRGSESNVHIDMHIMVDPNLTVEDSHVLNHDIEDLIREKINKSAQVIVHTEPYYE; the protein is encoded by the coding sequence TTAGGAGTCGCTTTATTAAAAATTATAATAGGGAATTCTATTAAAAGTGCGAGTATGACCGCTGATGGATTTCATTCGATATCAGATGGAACATCTAATATAGTAGGTCTTATAGGTATTGCTTTAGCATCAAAGCCAATAGACAAAGAGCATCCATATGGTCATAATAAATTTGAAGTTATATCGGGTCTTTTTATTGGAGGAATGCTTTTATTTTTAGGTTTTAAAATAATTATAGATGCAGTTATGAGATTTAAAAATCCAGTTACTCCAACTATAACTATGGTAAGTTTAATCGTTTTGCTTGTTACATTATTAATCAATATACTTGTATGCACGTATGAGTATAGGATTGGTAAAAAATTAAATAGCTATATTTTAGTTTCAGATTCACTTCATACAAAGAGCGATATATTTGTATCTATAGGTGTTTTAATGACATTAGTGGGAGTAAAACTTGGCCTTCCTGCTATTATTGACCCGATAGCATCTTTAGTTGTTGCTGGATTTATACTTCATGCATCTTATGAAGTGTTTAAATCAACTATTGATGTTCTTGTAGATACAGCAATAATAGATGAAGATGATATAAGAGAAGTTCTTAAAAAATTTAAAACTATAAAGAGTGTTCATGAGATAAGAAGTAGGGGCAGTGAAAGTAATGTTCATATTGATATGCATATTATGGTTGATCCTAATTTAACAGTTGAAGATTCGCATGTACTAAATCATGATATAGAGGATTTGATACGAGAGAAAATTAATAAAAGTGCTCAAGTTATAGTTCATACTGAGCCTTATTATGAATAA
- a CDS encoding ferritin-like domain-containing protein, whose amino-acid sequence MFNYNYPTSKSFIKSVNLIQDSVEGEKSDALFYEWLINNIPTDILTQKQAKYIKDTIESIREDEMSHNKMFKAMYKQLTGADATPVETEFVAPENFTEGILIALNGELNAVKRYRTIMNGMPNLYYRDIVFNILTDELRHANLYNYIYTTILNNKK is encoded by the coding sequence TTGTTTAATTATAATTATCCAACATCAAAATCATTTATAAAGTCAGTAAACTTAATTCAAGATTCTGTAGAAGGTGAAAAATCAGATGCATTATTCTATGAATGGTTAATAAATAATATACCTACAGACATTTTAACTCAAAAGCAAGCAAAATATATAAAGGATACTATTGAATCAATAAGGGAAGATGAAATGTCTCATAATAAAATGTTTAAAGCAATGTATAAACAATTGACAGGAGCAGATGCAACTCCAGTAGAAACTGAGTTTGTAGCGCCAGAAAATTTTACAGAGGGTATACTTATAGCTTTAAATGGAGAGCTTAATGCTGTTAAAAGATATAGAACAATAATGAATGGAATGCCAAATCTTTATTACAGAGATATAGTGTTTAATATATTAACAGATGAATTAAGACATGCTAATTTATATAACTATATTTATACAACAATATTAAATAATAAGAAGTAA